The genomic stretch CCCATCAACAACGTCGACAAATAAGAACTTCCATAGTCGAGCGGAGCATTCCAAACAGGTTCTCCTTCTTCCAGACCATTTTCCTCCATGACTGCTTCCAAACCATCTGGCTTATCTACTGAAAAAATATAAAATCCGATTAAACCTATTGAGAAGGCTAGAAGAATAATAATTGATGCCTTTAAATATTTCTTTTCTATCAAGTTGATACCTCCTTTTTCCAAAGCTCTCTGAGATTCATGGTCTCAGGTGCAACTTTGGACAAGAATGCCACCACTCCGACAGTAATAATGCCTTCTCCTATACCTATTACGGCATGCGATATCATCATAGCTGGAATCGATACCGAACCTTCAATTCCAAAGGAAGGGTCTAACGCAAAAGATAAAGCAAGTTGAATGGCACAAGCAGAGGCTGCGAGAAACACTGATAGCCAAGCTGCTAAAAAAAAGGCAGGATACTGAAATTTCTGGGGCGTCAATCTGATAATGAGATAGGCACTGCTAACCCCAACCACTGCCATATTCAATATATTTAGGCCCAGAGCGGTGATGCCGCCATCTCCAAAAATAAACCCTTGAATCAATAAAATGACTGTTATTATCAGCACTGCTCCCCAAGGTCCTACCATGATCGTTGCCAATGCTGCGCCTATGAGATGGCCTGTAGTCCCTCCTACAATGGGAAAATTCAGCATTTGCGCTACAAAGATGCCAGCAGCCAAAATTGCCATAAACGGAACAATCCTTTCATCCAAAGTTCTATTAACCTTCAAAACAGCCAATGAAATGAAGATAGCTGCAAGACCCCACCCCGTGACCCAAACCAACGGTGCCATTAAACCATCTGGAATATGCAATCGTTTCCCTCCAATAGCACGAATAACAATTATGTGTTATGATATCGGTGATTTCATTATTTAATTATTTTCTAAAAACGGTGGAAAATTTTTTGCTTGTTGATCGCTTGAAATCATGAAAAAATTAAACAACTTTGTATTCTCATGATAGCCATGACAACGTCAATTTTTTTTTCCAGATCTGAATAATTCAAGTTGCATTTTAACCGTGGTTAATATTATGATAAACAACAAGACAACTATGTTATAGCAACAAATATAAATGATGCAAATGATAACGATTATCATATGACCTTCTCACCTATTAGATGGACCAAGCAATTGAAGGTCATTGTGGATATCGTCTATACGAGCGAGACGCCTGTCACAGCGGATCAGATATTCATCGAAGCTAGGAAAAAGATACCTAGTATAAGCCTCGCAACGGTATACCGCAACCTAAACAGATTAGTAGCCGAAGGATTAGTTTCTGAGACCAAGAAAGGGAATTCTGCAGTTTTCTATAGACATCCTTTTTCAAACACCACATTCGAATGCGAGGTATGCGGAAGGATAATCTGCCTTCCTTTTGAGATGAAGAATATGGATTTGCAGAAGAGTACCGGGCTTAGGGTTAAGCGATGGTCTCTGAGGCTCGTAGGGATTTGTAGGGAGTGTGAAAATAAATGCACATAATGGAAGGATTCTTACCTCTTGAGTGGGCAATATTTTGGTTTATCGTATCTTTGCCCTTCTTAGCTTGGGGAGCGCTAAGGATAAAGAGACTATTCGCAGATAAACCAGATGCTAAGCTAACGGTTGCTGTCTCAGCTGCATACATGTTCGTCCTTTCAGCATTAAAACTTCCATCAGTGGCGGGTTCCTCATCCCATCCCACAGGCAGTGGCTTATCAACCATTTTCTACGGTGTAGGAGTCACATCTTTACTGGCTAGCATCGTGCTGATTTTTCAAGCCTTGCTTTTGGCGCATGGGGGAATCACAACTTTGGGAGCAAACATCTTTTCCATGGGAATAGCAGGACCTGCTGTTGCCTATTTGGCATTTAAATCTATGCAGAAGGTAAATGTTTCCATGAGCATTTCCGTGTTCATAACCGCCTTCCTGGCCGATATTTGTACTTACATAATGACATCACTACAACTTGCTCTCGCATATCCATCTAACGGATCAATATTAACCTCATTTCAAGCTTTCTTTGCTATTTTCGCTATCACTCAGGTTCCCTTGGCTATTGCCGAAGGCGTGCTGCTGGTAATATTCTTCAATTTCCTTGCAGAGAGCAAACCTGATTTACTCAAAGGCGTGATAAAAAATCCAACACCGAGCATCAAAGGAAATAGGAATAAGATTGTAGCCTCGGCTGTATTGATGATATTAGGCATCGCTGTCATAGCTAATGCTGCAATCGGCCTGTTGGGCACAGATGATAGAGGTCAGGAATTGATCCAACAAATTGACCCCAATTACGAGCCTTGGTTTTCTAGCTTCTTTGAACCGGATGAGCAATTGGAAATTGCGCTGTTTGCCATTCAGGCGTTGATTGGTCTTTCCATAATAGCATTTTTCGCCATTTATCTTAAGAGAAACAAAGGAGGAAGAGAACCGGAGAAAATGGAGTCGCAGATTACATGAGGAAAGGATTGTAAAATGTTTGCCATAGACGAAATAGCATACGCCTCGCCTATGCGTCATTGGCCGCCCTTAGGCAAGCTTCTCCTTGTCCTCTCTTTATTGGTAGTCTCTCTCCTTTCTCAAACCATATTCGTCCCAATTTTAATTCTTACGATAGGAGCAGCTTTGCTCATGGCATCCACCGAGCTACGCTTTCCAAAGGTAATCGCTTTGGCGCTTTTAGAAGGAATAGGAATTTTTCTTTTGGGGGCAATGGTAATTGCATTCCTCACAATCAATGGGAAAATATTGCTCGAAATCCAAGTTCTTTCGCTTACTTTGAGGCTGACCGAAGGGGGTTTGCAATATGGTTTGCTAATATTCTTTCGTGCTTTGGCTGGGGTATCAGTTATGCTTTTTTATGCCACTTCTACCCCCATACCGCATTTCGCGACCGCTTTGAAACAACTTCGTGTACCAAGTTACATTACGGAGCTCATAGTATTGGTTTATCGCTATTCTTTTCTACTTTTCGAGCAACTTGAAATATTATATACAGCGGCGCAGTGCAGACTAGGTTTTCGTGGAACTAGAAACAAATTTCGAACCACAGGAATGCTGGCGGTAGGGCTTTTTATAAGGTCGATGGAAGTGGCAGAGAGGTCTCAAATAGCTTTATTCTGTCGAAATTTCCAGGGGAGCTTCCCGTCATTTAAGCCACCACCCCGAATGACATTTACCTGGTATTTAGCTCCATTAATTGCTTTTTTGCTTTTTTACGCTGCCGATCTCATCGTGATTAAGGCGCTTCAAATTGGATGGTAGTTAAAAATGGTGTCGTCGATCCTTGAAACTAAAAATTTAACCTTTCAATATCCTAATGGAACGTTAGCATTAGATGATGTTTCAATAAAAATTCCTGAGGGAAAGAAGACCGTAATTCTCGGCTCAAATGGCTCGGGAAAAAGTACATTGTTCCTGCATTTTAATGGTGTGCTCCGTCCTAAGAAAGGTGAGATTTTCTATGCAGGTAAGAGGATTGAATATTCATCTCGAGCCCTTTCTGAACTTCGAACTAACGTTTCTGTAGTTCTTCAAAACCCAGATGATCAAATTTTCTCAACCACTGTTGAGGAAGACATAGCATTTGGGCCTATGAACTTAGGGCTGGAGAGAAAAGAGATTGAGGCTAGAGTGGATGAAGCCTTGTTCTTAGTGAACTTGCAAGATGTCCGAGAAAGGCCAACACAGCAATTGTCTTTTGGGCAGAGAAAAAGGGTGGCTTTAGCTGGAGCTTTGGCTATGAAGCCAAAAGTACTCATGATGGATGAGCCTACCGCTGGTCTTGATTCGCGGATGGTCCACGAACTACTGGAACTTGCTGATGAACTTAATATGAAAGGTCTCACAGTAATCATGTCAACACATGACGTGGAGACCGCATATGAATGGGCCGATGAAATTCGTGTCCTGCATCGGGGCAGATTGGAATTCTCAGGGCGTCCTGAAGAATTTTTTTCCGAGGAACGCAAAGTCTACTCACTGGGAT from Methanomassiliicoccales archaeon encodes the following:
- the cbiQ gene encoding cobalt ECF transporter T component CbiQ, whose amino-acid sequence is MRHWPPLGKLLLVLSLLVVSLLSQTIFVPILILTIGAALLMASTELRFPKVIALALLEGIGIFLLGAMVIAFLTINGKILLEIQVLSLTLRLTEGGLQYGLLIFFRALAGVSVMLFYATSTPIPHFATALKQLRVPSYITELIVLVYRYSFLLFEQLEILYTAAQCRLGFRGTRNKFRTTGMLAVGLFIRSMEVAERSQIALFCRNFQGSFPSFKPPPRMTFTWYLAPLIAFLLFYAADLIVIKALQIGW
- a CDS encoding energy-coupling factor ABC transporter permease, with protein sequence MHIPDGLMAPLVWVTGWGLAAIFISLAVLKVNRTLDERIVPFMAILAAGIFVAQMLNFPIVGGTTGHLIGAALATIMVGPWGAVLIITVILLIQGFIFGDGGITALGLNILNMAVVGVSSAYLIIRLTPQKFQYPAFFLAAWLSVFLAASACAIQLALSFALDPSFGIEGSVSIPAMMISHAVIGIGEGIITVGVVAFLSKVAPETMNLRELWKKEVST
- a CDS encoding transcriptional repressor, whose product is MTFSPIRWTKQLKVIVDIVYTSETPVTADQIFIEARKKIPSISLATVYRNLNRLVAEGLVSETKKGNSAVFYRHPFSNTTFECEVCGRIICLPFEMKNMDLQKSTGLRVKRWSLRLVGICRECENKCT
- a CDS encoding energy-coupling factor ABC transporter permease — translated: MHIMEGFLPLEWAIFWFIVSLPFLAWGALRIKRLFADKPDAKLTVAVSAAYMFVLSALKLPSVAGSSSHPTGSGLSTIFYGVGVTSLLASIVLIFQALLLAHGGITTLGANIFSMGIAGPAVAYLAFKSMQKVNVSMSISVFITAFLADICTYIMTSLQLALAYPSNGSILTSFQAFFAIFAITQVPLAIAEGVLLVIFFNFLAESKPDLLKGVIKNPTPSIKGNRNKIVASAVLMILGIAVIANAAIGLLGTDDRGQELIQQIDPNYEPWFSSFFEPDEQLEIALFAIQALIGLSIIAFFAIYLKRNKGGREPEKMESQIT
- a CDS encoding ABC transporter ATP-binding protein; the encoded protein is MVSSILETKNLTFQYPNGTLALDDVSIKIPEGKKTVILGSNGSGKSTLFLHFNGVLRPKKGEIFYAGKRIEYSSRALSELRTNVSVVLQNPDDQIFSTTVEEDIAFGPMNLGLERKEIEARVDEALFLVNLQDVRERPTQQLSFGQRKRVALAGALAMKPKVLMMDEPTAGLDSRMVHELLELADELNMKGLTVIMSTHDVETAYEWADEIRVLHRGRLEFSGRPEEFFSEERKVYSLGLVTPVLFEIDRRFTELNKASHAIPSSIISSRSVQEILLRLFPHKDSKIGRLRLIKVAVQPFHHKNQLAPPEASSKEVCVGVYGTMARKWALENGMKVDYTFNALDMCVREIAMGRDFILLTDDVLMPLVQSKLTRLEEHFGIKIPTDIY